One window of Oreochromis niloticus isolate F11D_XX linkage group LG23, O_niloticus_UMD_NMBU, whole genome shotgun sequence genomic DNA carries:
- the LOC102081792 gene encoding OX-2 membrane glycoprotein isoform X3, giving the protein MSFFGVSLYVVAVFISGAFEKGEKRLQALTAVIQTQQTVLAAVGEDAEFSCQLLETKDVLQVTWQKISHDVETNVATYSKYFGQRVNNGFTDKVEFVYTGLQNCSIVIRNVTEQDKACYRCLFNTYPEGSFTGTPCLDVYELHEPVVDVRESNSTEEWVVSCSATGRPAPTVTLSVSQQDLNFSQYNTVSVSNTNATFTVTTTAVLSGSRKHSTQVECAARVLSAPHREVMVTIPDDDDDGIRILVILSSVVLLVVCVAAVIFVGYRMKSQSSQSHRQVEMRIIPT; this is encoded by the exons ATGTCCTTTTTTGGAGTTTCACTttatgttgttgctgtttttatttctggaGCCTTTGAAAAAGGTGAGAAGAGACTGCAAG CTCTAACAGCagtgatccaaacacagcagactGTGCTGGCAGCAGTGGGAGAAGATGCTGAATTCAGCTGTCAGCTCTTGGAGACTAAAGACGTCCTTCAGGTCACATGGCAGAAAATCTCACATGATGTGGAGACAAATGTTGCCACCTACAGCAAGTACTTTGGTCAGAGAGTGAATAATGGCTTTACAGATAAAGTTGAGTTTGTATATACTGGACTACAGAACTGCTCCATAGTCATCAGGAATGTGACGGAGCAGGATAAAGCCTGCTATCGCTGTCTTTTTAACACTTATCCTGAAGGCTCCTTCACTGGTACACCCTGCCTTGATGTCTATG AGCTGCATGAACctgttgttgatgtcagagagtCAAACTCTACTGAAGAGTGGGTTGTTTCCTGTTCAGCCACTGGTCGACCTGCTCCCACTGTAACACTCAGTGTCTCACAACAAGACCTCAACTTCTCACAGTACAACactgtcagtgtgtccaacacCAACGCTACATTCACTGTCACCACTACAGCTGTGCTCTCAGGTTCACGTAAACACAGCACACAGGTGGAATGTGCAGCACGAGTGCTCTCTGCTCCTCACAGAGAGGTGATGGTGACGAttcctgatgatgatgatgatg GAATCAGGATTTTAGTCATTCTGTCCTCTGTGGTGTTGTTGGTGGTCTGTGTTGCTGCAGTCATCTTTGTTGGGTATAGAATGAAATCTCAGAGCAG TCAGTCACACAGGCAGGTTGAGATGAGAATCATACCTACCTGA
- the LOC102081792 gene encoding OX-2 membrane glycoprotein isoform X2: MYGVKMSQFGTVNYVTAVFTFGLFHKALTAVIQTQQTVLAAVGEDAEFSCQLLETKDVLQVTWQKISHDVETNVATYSKYFGQRVNNGFTDKVEFVYTGLQNCSIVIRNVTEQDKACYRCLFNTYPEGSFTGTPCLDVYELHEPVVDVRESNSTEEWVVSCSATGRPAPTVTLSVSQQDLNFSQYNTVSVSNTNATFTVTTTAVLSGSRKHSTQVECAARVLSAPHREVMVTIPDDDDDGLDQIFGSNPRNFGRILVILSFVSLLLTCFTAIVCVCLKRNLRAGTFRSS; encoded by the exons CTCTAACAGCagtgatccaaacacagcagactGTGCTGGCAGCAGTGGGAGAAGATGCTGAATTCAGCTGTCAGCTCTTGGAGACTAAAGACGTCCTTCAGGTCACATGGCAGAAAATCTCACATGATGTGGAGACAAATGTTGCCACCTACAGCAAGTACTTTGGTCAGAGAGTGAATAATGGCTTTACAGATAAAGTTGAGTTTGTATATACTGGACTACAGAACTGCTCCATAGTCATCAGGAATGTGACGGAGCAGGATAAAGCCTGCTATCGCTGTCTTTTTAACACTTATCCTGAAGGCTCCTTCACTGGTACACCCTGCCTTGATGTCTATG AGCTGCATGAACctgttgttgatgtcagagagtCAAACTCTACTGAAGAGTGGGTTGTTTCCTGTTCAGCCACTGGTCGACCTGCTCCCACTGTAACACTCAGTGTCTCACAACAAGACCTCAACTTCTCACAGTACAACactgtcagtgtgtccaacacCAACGCTACATTCACTGTCACCACTACAGCTGTGCTCTCAGGTTCACGTAAACACAGCACACAGGTGGAATGTGCAGCACGAGTGCTCTCTGCTCCTCACAGAGAGGTGATGGTGACGAttcctgatgatgatgatgatg GTCTGGATCAGATATTTGGATCTAATCCTAGAAACTTCG GAAGGATTTTAGTCATTCTATCCTTTGTGTCGTTGTTGCTGACCTGTTTTACTGCAATCGTCTGTGTCTGCCTGAAAAGAAATCTCAGAGCAG gaACTTTTAGATCATCCTGA
- the LOC102081792 gene encoding OX-2 membrane glycoprotein isoform X4: MSFFGVSLYVVAVFISGAFEKALTAVIQTQQTVLAAVGEDAEFSCQLLETKDVLQVTWQKISHDVETNVATYSKYFGQRVNNGFTDKVEFVYTGLQNCSIVIRNVTEQDKACYRCLFNTYPEGSFTGTPCLDVYELHEPVVDVRESNSTEEWVVSCSATGRPAPTVTLSVSQQDLNFSQYNTVSVSNTNATFTVTTTAVLSGSRKHSTQVECAARVLSAPHREVMVTIPDDDDDGLDQIFGSNPRNFGRILVILSFVSLLLTCFTAIVCVCLKRNLRAGTFRSS; this comes from the exons ATGTCCTTTTTTGGAGTTTCACTttatgttgttgctgtttttatttctggaGCCTTTGAAAAAG CTCTAACAGCagtgatccaaacacagcagactGTGCTGGCAGCAGTGGGAGAAGATGCTGAATTCAGCTGTCAGCTCTTGGAGACTAAAGACGTCCTTCAGGTCACATGGCAGAAAATCTCACATGATGTGGAGACAAATGTTGCCACCTACAGCAAGTACTTTGGTCAGAGAGTGAATAATGGCTTTACAGATAAAGTTGAGTTTGTATATACTGGACTACAGAACTGCTCCATAGTCATCAGGAATGTGACGGAGCAGGATAAAGCCTGCTATCGCTGTCTTTTTAACACTTATCCTGAAGGCTCCTTCACTGGTACACCCTGCCTTGATGTCTATG AGCTGCATGAACctgttgttgatgtcagagagtCAAACTCTACTGAAGAGTGGGTTGTTTCCTGTTCAGCCACTGGTCGACCTGCTCCCACTGTAACACTCAGTGTCTCACAACAAGACCTCAACTTCTCACAGTACAACactgtcagtgtgtccaacacCAACGCTACATTCACTGTCACCACTACAGCTGTGCTCTCAGGTTCACGTAAACACAGCACACAGGTGGAATGTGCAGCACGAGTGCTCTCTGCTCCTCACAGAGAGGTGATGGTGACGAttcctgatgatgatgatgatg GTCTGGATCAGATATTTGGATCTAATCCTAGAAACTTCG GAAGGATTTTAGTCATTCTATCCTTTGTGTCGTTGTTGCTGACCTGTTTTACTGCAATCGTCTGTGTCTGCCTGAAAAGAAATCTCAGAGCAG gaACTTTTAGATCATCCTGA
- the LOC102081792 gene encoding OX-2 membrane glycoprotein isoform X1, with translation MAIIGVLPYVAAIFIFGNFDKGLTAVIQTQQTVLAAVGEDAEFSCQLLETKDVLQVTWQKSSHDGEKNVATYSKYFGPRVNDGFTDKIGFKYTGLQDCSIVIIDVIQQDEGCYHCLFNTYPEGSFIGRTCLEVYELHEPVVDVRESNSTEEWVVSCSATGRPAPTVTLSVSQQDLNFSQYNTVSVSNTNATFTVTTTAVLSGSRNNSTQVGCAARVLSAPHREVMVTIPLKDDDGNGLDEKSNYINSGIRILVILSSALLFACVSARIFVCLRKKSQSR, from the exons ATGGCGATCATTGGAGTTTTACCTTATGTTGctgcaatttttatttttgggaaCTTTGACAAAG GTCTAACAGCagtgatccaaacacagcagactGTGCTGGCAGCAGTGGGAGAAGATGCTGAATTCAGCTGTCAGCTCTTGGAGACTAAAGACGTCCTTCAGGTCACATGGCAGAAAAGCTCACATGATGGAGAGAAGAATGTTGCCACCTACAGCAAGTACTTTGGTCCAAGAGTGAATGATGGCTTTACAGATAAAATTGGGTTTAAATATACTGGTCTACAGGACTGCTCTATAGTCATCATAGATGTGATTCAGCAGGACGAAGGATGCTATCACTGTCTGTTTAACACTTATCCTGAAGGCTCCTTCATTGGTAGAACCTGCCTTGAGGTCTACG AGCTGCATGAACctgttgttgatgtcagagagtCAAACTCTACTGAAGAGTGGGTTGTTTCCTGTTCAGCCACTGGTCGACCTGCTCCCACTGTAACACTCAGTGTCTCACAACAAGACCTCAACTTCTCACAGTACAACactgtcagtgtgtccaacacCAACGCTACATTCACTGTCACCACTACAGCTGTGCTCTCAGGTTCACGTAACAACAGCACACAGGTGGGATGTGCAGCACGAGTGCTCTCTGCTCCTCACAGAGAGGTGATGGTGACGATTCCTCTTAAGGATGATGATGGCAATG GTTTGGATGAGAAATCTAATTACATAAATTCCG GAATCAGGATTTTAGTCATTCTATCCTCTGCATTGTTGTTCGCCTGTGTTTCTGCACGCATCTTTGTCTGTCTTAGAAAGAAATCTCAGAGCAGGTAA